A window of Belonocnema kinseyi isolate 2016_QV_RU_SX_M_011 chromosome 9, B_treatae_v1, whole genome shotgun sequence contains these coding sequences:
- the LOC117180537 gene encoding luciferin 4-monooxygenase-like, producing the protein MKRLGVSWIQNCYGLTEFTIGGLVSPRQGNKPGSVGRLYPGALCKIIDLQTSESLGTHMTGELGMKGDQVMLGYCDNPKATKSAIDQENWLHTGDLAYYDEDGKLYIVDRLKELIKYEAVQVAPAEIEGILLSHPEVRDAGVTGKPDEVSGEVPIAFIVRQPGSTISASEICQFVKVEVRYLPSDQCTLPLRRFRRLEN; encoded by the exons ATGAAACGACTTGGAGTTTCATGGATTCAGAATTGTTATGGACTGACAGAATTCACAATTGGTGGACTAGTGTCTCCAAGGCAGGGTAATAAACCCGGAAGTGTTGGACGGCTTTATCCAGGAGCTTTATGTAAGATAATCGATCTACAAACCTCGGAATCTCTTGGAACGCATATGACAGGAGAGTTGGGCATGAAAGGTGATCAAGTTATGCTAGGATACTGCGACAATCCAAAAGCTACTAAAAGTGCTATTGATCAAGAGAATTGGCTCCATACTGGAGATCTTGCTTATTACGATGAGGATGGAAAATTGTATATTGTTGACAGGCTGAAGGAGCTGATTAAGTACGAAGCAGTTCAG GTGGCACCAGCCGAGATTGAGGGCATCTTACTGTCTCATCCAGAAGTTAGAGACGCTGGTGTGACTGGAAAACCAGATGAAGTTTCTGGTGAAGTCCCTATAGCATTCATCGTCAGACAACCCGGCTCCACAATTTCCGCTTCCGAGATCTGTCAGTTTGTCAAAG tagaagtccgatacTTGCCATCTGAtcagtgtacactccccttaaggCGCTTCCGCAGGCTTGAAAACTAG